From a region of the Helianthus annuus cultivar XRQ/B chromosome 5, HanXRQr2.0-SUNRISE, whole genome shotgun sequence genome:
- the LOC110940514 gene encoding F-box/LRR-repeat protein 14, with protein MVLMDNLPDQLIWEIFNRIKNTIDRNSVSLTCKRFYNLENEQRKHLRVGCGLNPANEALTCLCNRFPNLNKVEITYSGWMSKSGKQLEDPGLSILANICPFLTDLTLSYCTFITDAGLSSLSSCSKLSSLKLNFTPRITGSGIFSIVSGCKDLKKIHLIRCLNISNVEWLECLGKQETLQDLSIKNCRGIGEGYLVKLGPTWRNMKRLQFEVDSNYRYMKLYDRLAVDRWQKQWVPCENMTELMLTNCMISPGRGLACILDKCKNLEKVHLDMCIGARDCDIIGLAENSKNLRAISIRVPSDFSLPLLMDNPLRLTDNSLKSLAQNCTKLESVSLSFSDGEFPSLSSFSLDGILSLITTCPVKSLFLDRVYSFNNTGMEALCGSDYLQILELTRCQEISDEGLECVARYPWLRVLRLTKCLGVTDDGFKPLIGLCKLEQLVVNDCPQVSLKGVQGAAKSVSYKQDLSWMY; from the coding sequence ATGGTTCTTATGGATAATCTCCCAGATCAACTAATTTGGGAGATTTTCaacagaatcaagaacacaaTCGATCGAAATTCCGTATCTTTAACTTGTAAACGGTTCTACAATCTCGAGAATGAACAACGAAAACACCTGCGTGTCGGCTGTGGCTTAAACCCCGCAAACGAAGCGTTGACCTGTTTGTGTAACCGATTCCCGAACTTGAACAAAGTTGAGATTACGTATTCCGGGTGGATGTCGAAATCCGGAAAACAGTTAGAAGACCCGGGTCTTTCCATACTCGCCAACATCTGCCCGTTTTTAACCGATCTCACGTTAAGCTATTGCACGTTCATAACCGATGCTGGTCTTAGCTCGTTATCATCATGCTCCAAACTTTCATCTTTAAAGCTAAACTTCACTCCCAGGATCACGGGTTCAGGCATATTTTCGATAGTTTCGGGCTGCAAAGACTTGAAAAAAATTCATCTTATCCGTTGTTTAAACATAAGCAACGTTGAGTGGCTTGAGTGTCTCGGTAAGCAAGAAACGCTTCAAGATCTTTCCATCAAGAATTGTAGGGGTATCGGAGAAGGTTATTTAGTAAAACTCGGGCCCACTTGGCGAAACATGAAACGTTTGCAGTTCGAGGTTGACTCAAACTACAGGTACATGAAACTGTATGACCGGTTAGCCGTTGACCGGTGGCAAAAACAGTGGGTCCCGTGTGAAAACATGACGGAACTTATGCTCACCAACTGCATGATCAGCCCGGGTAGAGGGTTGGCTTGTATTTTAGACAAATGCAAAAACTTAGAGAAAGTTCATCTAGACATGTGTATAGGCGCACGCGATTGTGATATTATCGGGCTGGCTGAAAACTCAAAAAATCTCCGGGCCATTTCGATACGAGTCCCGTCAGATTTCTCGCTTCCGCTTTTAATGGACAACCCGTTAAGACTCACCGACAATAGTTTAAAGTCATTGGCTCAAAACTGCACGAAACTCGAGTCCGTATCACTATCGTTCTCAGATGGAGAGTTTCCTTCGTTATCTTCGTTTTCGTTAGACGGGATTCTAAGTTTAATAACAACGTGCCCGGTGAAAAGCCTGTTTCTGGACCGTGTTTATTCGTTTAATAATACTGGTATGGAAGCTTTATGTGGTTCTGATTATCTTCAAATTTTGGAACTTACAAGGTGTCAAGAGATAAGTGATGAAGGGTTAGAATGTGTGGCCCGTTACCCATGGCTGCGTGTGTTGCGGTTAACCAAGTGTCTCGGTGTGACGGATGATGGGTTCAAGCCGCTTATCGGTTTGTGCAAACTTGAACAACTTGTTGTGAATGATTGTCCGCAAGTGTCGTTGAAGGGTGTGCAAGGTGCTGCGAAATCTGTGTCTTATAAGCAAGATCTTTCATGGATGTATTGA